In the Cryptococcus depauperatus CBS 7841 chromosome 4, complete sequence genome, TACAATGGGCACCGCTTTTGAGCCCAAATTAACACAATCTCTTGCCGTCTCACATTTATTCCCTGCCAGTCCAGCCTCGCTGTCTACTGCTCGGCTCTTTCGCCCCAAACGTCGCAACAACAACCACGCCCTTTCCCCCATTGCGAGATACTCTGATACcgcttcttctccaaacccaaaaaagatgaagaaaagaatcGAATAGATGACCGGGGCGAACACACTCGTCACAACGGCAGGCCAAGAGGACCCAAAGAGTTCTTCCGGAAATTGAGATATCTGCGAGAAGTTTGCATGCACCTGAGCCCAACTGTCATAATGGCGCATTGGCGAAGATCCATCCAACAGAGCGTTGGTCAAGGCATAGGCGACAACGACGAGCACTGTCAGACTGTCTGTCACTGCCAACGCAATGAGCCGAAGGTATCGACTGACCGACAGCCTGGTCTCTGCCGTCTGCAATATATTGCGAAACTGGAGACGACGGATGAGGAACCATCTCACAGCGAGCGCTACCACCGTTAGCCAAGCTCAACACCCAGCAACTTACCCGCAAAGATCAACGAGGCAACCGAGGCCGCCATGGGAATGGCAAAACGAATGATCATCCCCGGAACAGACTTGAAAGTGGGATTGCTACACCCAATGCCTTCAATGATATCATACCGGTGACCTTGGACGATATACTGCAACGCTGTCAAGGCCACTGGCAGCACCCCACAGACCACGACTTCCTGCCATAGCCGCCGTCTCGCCACATCTATAGAGACGCGAGTCTGACGAGTCGATGCGAGCGATTCCAACTTTTGCATCTGCGACAGCGAGCAGAGCGGCACTGCATAACTCACCAACAGGGGGATCCGGCTGCCTACAGCATCAGTCCATGTCACACTTGCCCGACTCACTGATGTCGCACCATACCCCATTCCTATCCTCGACGTTCCCAGACCAGAGTATTACGTTGATGAATCCAAATGAGTTGGCGAGCGTCAGCCAAAACACCAGCGACATCGTTGCAATGTTGCGCGCCCTCCAGTGCCATGGAGCGGGCAGGATAACTAGGACGAGGGCGATGAAATTCCAAGCTGGGTACTCAAGGTGTCGCATTGGTTGTGTTGTCAACGTGGAGTGAATGCTGCTGGGCCGTATTATATACCGTTGTCCAGGTATTGTCGGTGGCGTACGAGAGCGTTGTGTACCGTTTCAGACAGTAGTGCGGGTTCATCAACCTCACAATAGCACATGTGCATGACGCACAAGACAATAGAGAACAATCAAGATGATAGACAATAGCACCTGGAATGTGTGTACGAGTATGCACCTGTAGGCACAGGAGTGCCTCACTgaattgttgatgataacTATGTGAATAGTAAGTATGAACGGCGTTctaatacagcaaatctagcgCTGGATATgcatgaaatgaagtatctaaagtaaaagtattctacagttgatctatatatatctatttccttatcctcGTGTTCTccgttgacggacttatctTCGGTCTTTACCAGTGGCAGTGTAAAGTGCTAACGTACTTACATTCGAGGTCTAGCCCCATTAGAAATTTTGttactttctcttttgctttatCACATAtgctatatatatataaacgGAGTCAACTCCTTGACACGTACAGCGTACAATTGAACAGATTTAGAATGGACTAGCCCAATTATTAAGAGATAAAAGCAAACTTGAATTCAAAGTTGTCAATACGACTACTCTGATTCATCAATATATTCATAAGCTTAAGGTACTTCctctcccatctctccagCTCTTTCTGTAAAAGATCGACGAAGAGCATCAGCATCCACCATACTGACCATACCATGAAAGTTTTTGTAGCCATTCTTATACAAGGAATATACTAACTCCCACACCTCTATCAAAGGTGGGCCCAATCCTTCAAGTGATACAAGGACCGAGTACTTTTTCTCAGGTCTTCCGAGGTAACTTCGGAAAAGGCATTTATCGACGGTTCCAGGATGGTGGATTTCCAGACCGTGATGTGGCTGGAATAAACTGTCAGTGACTGACTTGCGATTCAAACGACCTACTTGTCCCCACTCTTCGAACAGACAGTATAGTACTGGTTGCGCTCTATACCGTTGACAGGTGTTTTGTTGGTCAAGATAGTGATGGGATTGCTTGCGCTCTTGTCCATCAAGGCGTCTACGCTCTTATTAGCCTCTATTCTCCCCTGGCTTGAAGACATACCCCAGTCCTTGCTGGCCATGGTGGCCTCGGTGATGTCTATCTTCTCTGCGTCCAGACCGGTAAGATACTTGAAACCCCATCTACCGGCATTTACCACTAAGTTGTCATCCGTGCTTTGCTCGCTGTCGAACAGGAGGTGATCGTTCGCGACGCCACTTCCGCCTGTGGATAGAATTGCTTGCCTAAAACCACCGGCAAACCTACCCACACTCAGCATATACAACCCGACAGATTAACCTACCAAGAGGCGCCCGCGTTATCGTGAATTGGGCCTGCGGCGGCTTTGTAATCGACAGAAACCTCGTTTACCATTGGATCAGACTGATCCTTCTTATTCGTTGAATCCTTCGGATCCAAGTAGTAGACCTTGAAGCTGGCACTCTCCGCATTGTCTACAGTCCCCTTGTTGGGTTTAATACTGTTTTCGATATAACTAGGGTTGAGTCTTAAAAGCGCGCAGAGAGTCGTGGTAAACCAGCCGGTGTGGTCATTCGTTTGGATACCGAGGCAAGTCGGTGTATTGCCAAAGTCATAGAGTGGACCACTCGTTTTGACAGTTCTTTGCGCCAGCGGTGACCCCGCTAACGTTTTTGTGAGAGGGCTTGCCAAGACTTGGACGATCTGTCAACCACGACACTTGTACGGGAAAGACGTTTGGCTCACCCAGCATAGGCATTCCCACCATAGCAGCAAGTATCGTAAACTGTACCATCTTGTTCCGATTTTGTTCAAAAACTAGCAGAGTATTGTGAACGAGCTGCGCTTTATACGCAGAAATGTCCTGTCAAACGGGAGCCTCAATGATCATGTACCTTTCATCCTCCTGCCAGCATTAGTATCAAAACGCTGCTCcctttcaactctttatCCACAACGGATGCAACccttgtcaagctctcACGTGTCCAAGGCTAGTCAAGGAGAAAGTCAATCTACAGATTTCAAGGACACTCACTGTCAAAAGAATGGATCCAGTGTTACACTAACAACACTGTCAGTCGTTTGGGAGCATCAGCGTCGTCGTGGGATGCAGACGATTTTGAGCGTAGTCAGCGACAAGCCTGCGTCTGGCTAAAAAGAGGACTGGGCTGGCAAGGGTGATCTACATCTTGATTCATACGTACAAGACAGCTTTTTGCATTGGATACAATGTAGCGTGGAGGCTTCAACGTACAAATAGATGAaaaatgcagaaagaagagtaaaagagagatgatgttttttCTTATAATATGTGAAAGTTGAGGTAGTCAATTCTGACGTACAACGTATAATTGAACAGTTTTAGAATGGACTACCCCAAATGTTGTCTTTTCtaaataaaaaaacaaaGTATTATAATCAACCGTTATATGGAATTAGATCTTGTAATGGCCAAGTCCAGGTCCTGTGATGATATATGGAGGTCAATCGCCACAACTGTCGAGTCTGTCGGAGATAAGCCGGGTAATGTAATTGAGTCGCGATGAGGTTGATTTATATTTTGAAAATTTATCTTGTTTCAAAGCTTTTTTAAAATATTCTAGCGTGCGGTGGTTTCAAGTTGCGGTGAGTAGGAACTGGGTGTCCATTGTGAGGCGACGGCATGGACAGGCTTGCCAAGGGTGGTATCACTCCTGACGCTGTGCGGggatgttgaaagagacaCGCTGACCCATAGACAGCTCTATTTCTAGTGTTGAATGATGACCGCTTCAAGTGACAAAAAAGGCAAGGTTATCCTTGCGTACTCTGGAGGTTTGGGTGAGTCGTAACATGCTTGCAATGGATCCCATGCTGACGCGTTTGATAGACACTTCTTGTATCCTGTTATGGCTTATAGAGCAGGGTTACGACGTCGTCGCTTACATGGCCGATGTTGGccaagaggaagattttgaagctgCTCGGGCAAAGGCTTTGCAATGCGGGGCGGTTGGATTCCATCTGGCCGATTTAAAGCGAGAGTTTGTGGAGGAGCTCATCTATCGTGAGTGGGATTGATGAAGGACATGGCTGATAGGTAGCGGCTGTACAGTGCAATGCGATTTATGAGAATGTATACCTGCTCGGTACTTCGCTGGCACGACCTGTTATTGCTCGAGGGATGATTGAAGTTGCTCTGAAAGAGGGTTGCGACTTTGTTTCTCATGGATGTACCGGTAAAGGTAATGACCAGGTACGATTTGAGCTTGCATTCTATGGTCTTGCGCCCAACATCAAGGTCATCGCTCCCTGGAGGTTGCCTGAATTCTACGAAAGGTTCAACGGTCGATCTGCTTTGCTCGAATATGCTGCGAAGAATGGGATACCCGTCGTACAGACGGCTGCTAAGCCTTGGTCTACCGGTATGTCTGCATCACTGACGCCGTTTTGCTGATTGTGGCTAGATGAAAACCTTTTCCACATTTCCTATGAAGCAGGTATTCTCGAAGACCCAAACCAGACCCCCCCGGATGACATGTGGAAATTGACCGTTTCTCCCGAAAAGGCCCCAGAAACACCCGAAAAGGTTGAAATTGAGTTTGCGAAGGGTCTTCCAGTCAAAGTTACCACACCTCTCGACGGCAAGAGTGTTACCGATTCGGTCGATGTGTTTGTCACGCTGAATCAGCTCGCTCGACGACACGGTGTTGGTCGTATCGACATTGTAGAAAATCGATTCATTGGTGTCAAATCTCGAGGCTGTTATGAGTCGCCTGCCGCTACCATTCTGCGTGCTGCTCACATGGATCTTGAGGGCCTTACCCTGGATCGAAATGTTCGCGCCATGCGGGATCAGTTTATCACCACCAATTTGTCCCAGATATTGTACAAcggcttcttcttctctcctgaACGTGAGTTCATCACAGCAGCTATCCCTGCTTCTCAAAAGTCTGTCAATGGGCTTGTCCGTCTCAAACTTTATAAGGGCAATGTCATTGTCGAGGGACGAGATGCCGACGAAGGACTCTATGATGCCAAATTCACGAGCATGGACGAGATGGGAGGATTTGAACCCACAGCTACAAGCGGATTCATTGAGATTTCCAGTATCAGGATCAAGGCATGGGCTCGTGCCAAGTAAGTAATCATTATTTAGGCTTATCCAACTAACGTCTACATTAGTATCAAGCGAGGTGCAGACGGCGTCAGCCCCAAGGATGTGTATCATCGTGAATAAAGCTGAGTGTCACGCCATTTATGATGGATTGTTTGAAACGATGCGTGTATTCAGCGGTCGCTGCTTACGTTAGGATTAATGATTTCTCTGATATTAGGATGCATTCCTAGGAGATGCCTACTTTTGTAAATGTGTCTGCAGACCCTGATTAACATTCGAAAGTGCAATGTTGAGGCTTTGACTGTTCAGAATACCATTTAAAGTAAGCGTACAAGCAGGCACGGTTGAGGGATTGGCTATTAAGATTTGACGGCTACCCGAAGAATTGAAACAAAACCTTGGATGGAGTTCTGTTGATATGAAACCTGGCGGTTGTATGCAATGAATGGTCTGCTGCGGCTGGGTTTTCGAGCCGTTAACTGCAATGAGAATGATAATTCTTATTTGGCCATAGTCACTTCTTGAATCAACACTGTTACAGgattctcttttctatgTTTTAATCGTTTGCTTGCCGTACCGCTGAAGAGCTTCTTCATGTTCTGTTGGATGCATACTACGAGAACGTTGAATCCAAATGTCCATGCAAAGAGCCAGATTGGGGGTTCATGTATTTCTCAAGTCGGTCATTTGTTCCCGCTTTATGTTTGTGGACCAACACGGTATTTGCGGTGGGAACATGGAGCCTTCGAACGTTGAATGTCAAATGTTTGTTTGATTTAGGATAGTTTCATCACTTTATCAGTTTATAAACGAATGACCACTCTTTTCACAGAGAGACTGTATATCATAACGTATTGCATCACATTCGAGCACAAACCCTGTCATCATTACTCTAGCTCATCTTTAATCCATTCAGCTGGCAGTAGTACACACGTTGACAAACTCGGTAAACATCTAAGTGCTGTTAATATACTACACCCATTTTAGTTTTGCATTTTGAGACTCACATCTATGGTATCAAGCGGACCCCCAGCCGATTCTGGGTGAAACTGTACTCCCCAAACTCTTTTACCGCTCTCGGGAGTTGTAAGTATTCCTTCGACGGAGGAGTCATTACAGTTGATAAAGAAGGGAGCCCAGCCCTGGGGGAAGTCGTCTGTAAGTTGAAGGGCATACTGGTGATTTTGGGACTAAAAGTAAATGAGATGATGTTCGGCAATATCATTGAGTTGAAACGGTTACTTACCGTAACATAGACACGACCAGCCTTAATGCCTCCTGAAGTGGCCAACGCCAAAACCGGTTGATTATGCCCACGGTTACCAAAAGTCATTCGATATGCTTCCAACCCTGCAGCTAATCCCAACACCTGGTGGCCCATGCAAATACCAAAGATAGGCTTGTCCCATTCGTCAATTGTCCTCCTCACACGTACAACAGTGTCCATAATCATCTTGGGATCTCCTGGACCATTTGATAGAAAGAGCCCATCAAATTGATCCCTGACAGTGTTGAAATCATAGTTCCATGGAAATACAGTGACGACAGCATCGCGACGAACTAATGAACGCAATATATTTGATTTGACGCCAAAGTCAAGAACAGCGATTCGAGGGCCACGGCCATCATGGTTGAGTACATACGGTTGCTTGGTAGATGCTTGTGCAACCAGATTGTCTTGAGAAGGATCCCAGTATTCATTTGTTTGGGGCGCAGGTTCGCTAGCTTCGTCACCAATGGCCAGCCGACCAAGGGTAGTGCCTTGATCCCTCAACAACGAGGTAATTGCCCTAGTATCAACACCAGTGATACCTGGTACATCATATCGCTTGCACCACTCGTGCAAACTTTCAATAGCTTGATAGTGACTGTATTTGAAAGCGACGTCAGACACCACAACGCCAGCACACTGTATCCTATCTGACTCGAGGTATGAAATGCCTGGGTATTGAGAAGTAGGAGTATTGGACGGCACACCGTAATTTCCAATCATAGGGGAGGTGAAAACGAGAATCTGACCAAGATAAGACGGGTCAGTCATAGAATCGGTGTCTGCCAAAAAGTTTCTCCGTCAGTTTGGTTCAATCCGTCATGAGATTCCAACTGACAAGAAGTGATGCTAGTTGAAAAAACAGTTTCACCAAACCTAGAATTTTCACTTCCAAAACTCTGACCATAGTAACTTTGCCCTGTCTTCAAATGCAACACTGCAGGCTTCTTGGCAGGAAGTGCCGACGAAAGCAGTGGTTCAGCAGGAGTGGCCAAAAACCGTCTGGCAACATTGTGGCATGTTGATCGAGGTACAGCCCGAAGACCGGTGAATCGGTGAAAAAACATTTTACGAGATCTGTTCTTTATGAAGAGCAAATCTATTGGTTTAGAAGAGTAAAGATTTGTTCAGAGATATAGCTATGATGGATAAAATAGCAACCCTCATCAGCTCAAATTTTTTACAGACAACCTTGGATCACCAACATGTGGTGATCAGGATTAAATTAATCAAGAGCACATACTCGTCAGAAATTCGTTCGGTCCACAGCATCGACTATGCGTGAATTGACACCTGAGAAGGcaaagttggaaaagatatgGATGGAAGATATATGAAAAACAGTAAAAttaaataaagaaaaaatacCACAATCTTGACTCAACTAGTGGTTAAAAATGATTGGTTGAACATGGataaagtcaagaaaataTTATTTTGCTCGCTGTACCTTTATAATTGAACTCTCAAAAAGGCGGAGATCGCCGCCAAAACTATACATAAGAAAACAAGGCTGGAAGCTAGAGCcatgaggaagaggaggttTACGATGATGAGCATTAAATGGAAAGGCTCAACTATGATAGTTCCCCTGTACTTATGCTATGCAGTAACAAGACAAGCTCGTCAGATCAACTCCAAACGTCGGTCATCAGCCTCTGAGGGTGAAGTCAGTACAAAAGAGCAGTGACAGAATAACAAGATGAAACATACGTTTCGttctttcaaaatcttTAGCTCTCTGGCGCCCTCCACTTCTGCGCTGCCCCCCTTCTCTGAACCCAGTATATCCATGAGCGTCTCTTCCACAGCTTTGCACATATTCTTGGCATCTCCACAAATATAGATATAAGCACGCTTGTTGAGGATAAGCGGTGCTAGTTCGGATCTCAAATCATGAATAAGATCCTGAACATACACCTTGCCTGAGACAGAAAGTGATGAGTTATTGGTCTTACCCAAATCATAATTAAATTGAACACATACTTCCATCCGGTTTTTTCATTTCACGCGAAAAAGCCACTGATAatttgaagatggcttTGAGTTCTTCAGTATACTGAGCCCATTCGTCGCGGTACAAGAAATCTTCGTCAGACCGTCGACAGCCATAGAAAAGGTATACGGGGGCCCAATCTTTGAGAGCATTAGGGCCATTCTTCTCTATAGCTTTGCGTCCAAGGGCAACTCGTTCTTGGACAAAGCCTCGAAATGGAGCAACGCCCTACAGATATATCAGTCATTTGAGTCATTCGAAGTGTTTTTGGAAATGCGAGCAGCTTACCGTGCCGGGACCAACCATGATGACTGGCACTTTTGGAGATGTGGGTAATCTGAAGGTACTCCTTCTCACGTGTATAGGTATCCTGTAAAGATTGCCCGCTGCATAAGCTCCACGGGGGCCTGATAAGTTGTAGGAAGGAATATCTTGCATGACAAAGGTTGACTTGGTTTCACCTTTTAGAACCCTCTCATTGTGATGGTGAGCCATTTTCACATTCAATATGAAATTGGTCGATAAGCCAAAAACCCACCGCGGCTCATGATGGTGGAGTGAGTTCGAGGCTTGGTACTTGAGCACCACGGCTGTAGCATGTATGGTATTGGGATGGAGTTTCGGAGAAGACGAGATTGAGTAATACCGTGGCTGTAGGCGTGGAACAGTAGAGACAAGTCGATCAAATGGAATGTTCCACACAGTTTGACTGTTAAAGGGAGGGTTACGGGAATCGTCAGTAGCTAGTTGAAAAACCTCAGCCAGTTTCAGAGCCGGGTTATAGATTTCGTTAATGTAGACATCCTTGTTGGATCCCCATCTGGTCAACTTTTGAGCTGCCGTTTCTGAAGGAGCAAAACGAGCAAACGAAGCAATAGCTTGGCGGGATGCAACAGCAGAGATGTCCAGATAATGGCGGAAAATAGCCTCATATGTAGTGGGAGTGGGAAAAGGCACCTTTGCTAGAGCAGGATCAAGCGATTCGATATTCACAACAGCTTGACGCCGTTC is a window encoding:
- a CDS encoding argininosuccinate synthase translates to MMTASSDKKGKVILAYSGGLDTSCILLWLIEQGYDVVAYMADVGQEEDFEAARAKALQCGAVGFHLADLKREFVEELIYQGCDFVSHGCTGKGNDQVRFELAFYGLAPNIKVIAPWRLPEFYERFNGRSALLEYAAKNGIPVVQTAAKPWSTDENLFHISYEAGILEDPNQTPPDDMWKLTVSPEKAPETPEKVEIEFAKGLPVKVTTPLDGKSVTDSVDVFVTLNQLARRHGVGRIDIVENRFIGVKSRGCYESPAATILRAAHMDLEGLTLDRNVRAMRDQFITTNLSQILYNGFFFSPEREFITAAIPASQKSVNGLVRLKLYKGNVIVEGRDADEGLYDAKFTSMDEMGGFEPTATSGFIEISSIRIKAWARANIKRGADGVSPKDVYHRE
- a CDS encoding carbamoyl-phosphate synthase, small subunit encodes the protein MFFHRFTGLRAVPRSTCHNVARRFLATPAEPLLSSALPAKKPAVLHLKTGQSYYGQSFGSENSRFGETVFSTSITSYTDSMTDPSYLGQILVFTSPMIGNYGVPSNTPTSQYPGISYLESDRIQCAGVVVSDVAFKYSHYQAIESLHEWCKRYDVPGITGVDTRAITSLLRDQGTTLGRLAIGDEASEPAPQTNEYWDPSQDNLVAQASTKQPYVLNHDGRGPRIAVLDFGVKSNILRSLVRRDAVVTVFPWNYDFNTVRDQFDGLFLSNGPGDPKMIMDTVVRVRRTIDEWDKPIFGICMGHQVLGLAAGLEAYRMTFGNRGHNQPVLALATSGGIKAGRVYVTSQNHQYALQLTDDFPQGWAPFFINCNDSSVEGILTTPESGKRVWGVQFHPESAGGPLDTIDMFTEFVNVCTTAS